In a single window of the Triticum urartu cultivar G1812 unplaced genomic scaffold, Tu2.1 TuUngrouped_contig_9941, whole genome shotgun sequence genome:
- the LOC125532443 gene encoding uncharacterized protein LOC125532443, which translates to MAAFNEAVSGEPFSLTAMQAALFVLTSAVMPPPQTSLGPESRCVPGYWFYDTIGNLQPFVAFTLFVFAFVTYKLKRQLATIAGDGPAPPPTRRQRAYALLALLSLAATVMGTVMAVSTSQPCWILARLDLGGKNNPTSGPIQK; encoded by the coding sequence ATGGCGGCGTTTAACGAGGCAGTCTCCGGAGAGCCCTTCAGCCTCACCGCGATGCAGGCCGCGCTCTTCGTCCTCACTTCAGCTGTCATGCCGCCCCCACAGACGTCGCTTGGCCCAGAGAGCCGCTGCGTCCCGGGCTACTGGTTTTACGACACCATTGGCAACCTCCAGCCATTTGTGGCGTTCACGCTGTTTGTGTTTGCCTTTGTCACCTACAAGCTCAAGAGGCAGCTCGCCACCATCGCCGGAGACGGACCGGCGCCACCGCCAACGAGGAGGCAACGCGCGTACGCGTTGCTGGCCCTCCTCTCCTTGGCAGCAACAGTGATGGGGACCGTCATGGCTGTCAGTACCTCCCAGCCCTGTTGGATCCTTGCTAGGCTTGATTTGGGTGGGAAAAATAATCCAACCAGCGGCCCAATCCAGAAATAA